A single window of Alosa alosa isolate M-15738 ecotype Scorff River chromosome 11, AALO_Geno_1.1, whole genome shotgun sequence DNA harbors:
- the cnot1 gene encoding CCR4-NOT transcription complex subunit 1 isoform X3: protein MNLDSLSLALSQISYLVDNLTKKNYRASQQEIQHIVNRHGPEADRHLLRCLFSHVDFSGDGKSSGKDFHQFLIQECVCLITKPNFISTLCYAIDNPLHYQKSLKPSSHLFTQLSKVLKLTKVQEVIFGLALLNSSSSDLRGFAAQFVKQKLPDLLRSYVDADLGGNQEGGFQDIAIEVLHLLLSHLLFGQKGFSGVGQEQIDVFLKTLCRDFPQERCPVVLAPLLYPEKRDILMDRILPDSGELTKTMMESSLAEFMQEVGYGFCASVDECRNIILQYGVREVTASQVARVLGMMARTHSGLSDGIPLQSISTPGSGIWSDGKDKSDGSQAHTWNVEVLIDVVKEVNPNLNFKEVTYELDHPGFMIRDSKGLQIVVYGIQRGLGMEVFPVDLIYRPWKHAEGQLSFIQHSLMNPDVFCFADYPCHTVAIDILKAPPEDDNREIATWKSLDLVESLLRLSEVGQYDQVKQLFSFPIKHCPDMLVLALLQISTSWHTLRHELISTLMPIFLGNHPNSAIILHYAWHGQGQSPSIRQLIMHSMAEWYMRGEQYDQAKLSRILDVAQDLKSLSMLLNGTPFAFVIDLAALASRREYLKLDKWLTDKIREHGEPFIQACVTFLKRRCPSIMGGLAPDKDQPKSAQLPPETLATMLACLQSCAGSVSQELSETILTMVANCSNVMNKARQPPPGVMPKGRAPSTSSLDAISPVQNIEISMTGLNLGPSATSHTPSMPGFPTPLGGSAFSNPQSPAKGFPSLNPNPSATFGIGGLSTQQLPAPLGIGSTLGMPAVNSDPFGTRKSTPGLNPPTFQQTDLSQVWPEANQHFSKEIDDEANSYFQRIYNHPPHPTMSVDEVLEMLQRFKDSSIKREREVFNCMLRNLFEEYRFFPQYPDKELHITACLFGGIIEKGLVTYMALGLALRYVLEALRKPFGSKMYYFGIAALDRFKNRLKDYPQYCQHLASIAHFLQFPHHLQECVQYIEYGQQSRDPPVKMQGTITTPGSVALAQAQSQAPKAPQAGQASTLVTTATTTTTAAKTTTITRPTAVNFKKDVPPSINTTNIDTLLVATDQTERIVEPPENVQEKIAFIFNNLSQSNMSQKVEELKETVKEEFMPWVSQYLVMKRVSIEPNFHSLYSNFLDTLKNPEFVKMVLNETYRNIKVLLTSDKAAANFSDRSLLKNLGHWLGMITLAKNKPILYQDLELKSLLLEAYVKGQQELLYVVPFVAKVLESSLRSVVFRPLNPWTMAIMNVLAELHQEHDLKLNLKFEIEVLCKNLSLDINDLKPGNLLKDKDTLKNLEEQLSAPKKETKPPEEMLPVGGTTESLLFAAAPSAPATTTACTATGPPTPQFSYHDINVYALAGLAPHINININIPLLQAHPQLKQCVRQSIERAVQELVHPVVDRSIKIAMTTCEQIVRKDFALDSEESRMRVAAHHMMRNLTAGMAMITCREPLLMSIATNLKNSFAAALRAPTPQQREMMEEAAARIAQDNCELACCFIQKTAVEKAGPEMDKRLATEFELRKHARQEGRRYCDPVVLTYQAERMPEQIRLKVGGVDPKQLAVYEEFARNVPGFLPSNDLSQPTGFLAQPMKRPQAENQPCNIEATVPEREQQAWATDDVAQIYDKCIADLEQHLHAIPPALAMNPQTQALRSLLEAVVLARNSRDGIAALGLLQKAVEGLLDATSGADPDLLLRYRECHLLVLKALQDGRAYGPQWCNKQITRCLIECRDEYKYNVEAVELLIRNHLVNMQQYDLHLAQSMENGLHYMAVAFAMQLVKLLLVDERSVSHITEADLFHTIETLMRTSAHSRANAPEGLPQLMDVVRSNYEAMIDRAHGGPNFMMHSGISQASEYDDPPGLREKAEYLLREWVNLYHSAAAGRDSTKAFSAFVGQMHQQGILKTDDLITRFFRLCTEMCVEISYRAQAEQQHNPAASAAIIRAKCYHNLDAFVRLIALLVKHSGEATNTVTKINLLNKVLGIVVGVLIQDHDVRQTEFQQLPYHRIFIMLLLELNAPEHVLETINFQTLTAFCNTFHILRPTKAPGFVYAWLELISHRIFIARMLAHTPQQKGWPMYAQLLIDLFKYLAPFLRNVELNKPMQILYKGTLRVLLVLLHDFPEFLCDYHYGFCDVIPPNCIQLRNLILSAFPRNMRLPDPFTPNLKVDMLSEINIAPRILTNFTGVMPSQFKKDLDSYLKTRSPVTFLSELRSNLQVGGATLGPWKHLQQSDTSLDQVSNEPGNRYNIQLINALVLYVGTQAIAHIHNKGSTPSMSTITHSAHMDIFQNLAVDLDTEGRYLFLNAIANQLRYPNSHTHYFSCTMLYLFAEANTEAIQEQITRVLLERLIVNRPHPWGLLITFIELIKNPAFKFWSHDFVHCAPEIEKLFQSVAQCCMGQKQAQQVMEGTGAS from the exons ATTTTCCGCAGGAGCGCTGTCCTGTGGTGCTCGCACCACTTCTGTACCCTGAGAAACGGGACATTCTCATGGATAGGATCTTGCCAGACTCTGGAGAGTTAACCAAGACCATGATGGAAAGTTCGCTTGCTGAGTTTATGCAGGAAGTTGGTTATGGCTTCTGTGCAAG TGTCGATGAATGCCGAAACATTATCCTGCAATATGGAGTGAGGGAGGTCACTGCAAGTCAGGTGGCCAGAGTGCTGGGCATGATGGCCCGCACACATTCTGGTCTATCTGATGGGATTCCTCTACAG TCCATTTCCACACCTGGTAGTGGCATATGGAGCGATGGGAAGGACAAGAGCGACGGCTCTCAGGCTCACACTTGGAATGTTGAAGTTCTGATAGATGTTGTCAAGGAAGTT AATCCTAATTTGAACTTCAAAGAGGTGACGTATGAGCTGGACCACCCTGGGTTTATGATCCGGGACAGCAAGGGATTACAGATTGTGGTCTATGGGATTCAGAGGGGACTTGGCATGGAGGTCTTCCCTGTGGATCTCATTTATAGACCCTGGAAGCATGCAGAAGGGCAG TTGTCATTCATCCAGCACTCCTTGATGAATCCTGATGTGTTCTGCTTTGCTGATTATCCCTGTCACACCGTCGCCATTGACATCTTGAAGGCTCCCCCTGAAGACGATAACCGGGAGATAGCTACCTG GAAAAGTCTGGACCTGGTGGAGAGTCTCCTGCGACTGTCTGAGGTGGGCCAGTATGACCAGGTGAAGCAGCTCTTCAGCTTTCCCATCAAGCACTGCCCAGACATGCTGGTGCTTGCCCTGCTGCAGATCAGCACGTCCTGGCACACGCTGCGGCATGAGCTCATCTCCACCCTCATGCCCATCTTCCTGGGAAACCATCCCAACTCTGCCATCATCCTGCACTACGCCTGGCATGGACAG GGCCAGTCCCCTTCTATCCGCCAGCTCATCATGCACTCAATGGCAGAGTGGTACATGAGAGGGGAGCAGTATGACCAAGCCAAGCTTTCACGCATATTAGATGTGGCTCAGGACTTAAAG TCTCTCTCCATGCTGCTAAATGGTACTCCATTTGCCTTTGTAATTGACCTTGCTGCACTTGCCTCTCGCCGTGAATACCTCAAACTTGACAAATGGCTGACCGATAAAATCCGAGAGCACGGG gaGCCCTTCATCCAAGCCTGTGTGACATTTCTAAAGAGACGCTGCCCCTCCATCATGGGGGGTCTAGCACCTGACAAGGACCAGCCCAAAAGTGCTCAGCTTCCTCCTGAAACACTGGCTACCATGTTGGCGTGTCTGCAGTCTTGTGCTGG CAGTGTGTCCCAGGAGCTTTCTGAAACCATTCTGACCATGGTGGCTAACTGTAGTAATGTAATGAACAAAGCACGCCAGCCACCACCCGGAGTTATGCCAAAGGGCCGCGCTCCAAGCACCAGCAGTCTAGATGCCATCTCTCCAGTCCAG AATATAGAAATTTCCATGACCGGCCTGAATCTGGGCCCATCAGCCACCTCCCACACCCCGAGCATGCCAGGCTTCCCCACCCCACTGGGGGGCTCTGCTTTCAGCAACCCCCAGTCTCCAGCCAAGGGCTTTCCTTCTCTCAACCCAAACCCCAGTGCCACTTTTGGAATAGGTGGTCTCTCCACACAACAACTTCCAG CTCCACTTGGTATTGGCTCTACACTTGGGATGCCAGCAGTCAACAGTGACCCATTTGGCACTAGGAAGAGCACCCCGGGTCTGAACCCACCCACCTTTCAACAGA CTGACCTATCTCAGGTTTGGCCTGAGGCTAACCAGCACTTTAGCAAGGAAATTGATGATGAGGCCAACAGCTACTTCCAGCGCATCTATAACcatcccccacaccccaccatGTCTGTTGATGAG GTGTTGGAGATGCTGCAGAGGTTTAAGGACTCCAGTATCAAACGTGAGCGTGAAGTGTTCAACTGTATGCTGAGGAACCTGTTTGAGGAGTATCGCTTCTTCCCACAGTACCCAGACAAAGAGTTGCACATCACAGCTTGTCTGTTTGGGGGCATCATTGAGAAGGGCCTAGTCACATACATGGCTCTGGGGCTGGCACTGAGATATGTTCTTGAAGCCTTAAGAAAACCCTTTGGATCCAAAATGTATTACTTTGGGATTGCTGCACTAGATAGGTTTAAAAATAG GCTAAAGGATTATCCACAGTATTGTCAGCACTTGGCATCCATAGCTCATTTTCTCCAATTCCCCCATCATTTACAAGAG TGTGTGCAGTATATCGAGTATGGACAGCAGTCACGGGACCCCCCTGTGAAGATGCAGGGCACCATCACCACACCAGGCAGTGTAGCGCTGGCTCAGGCCCAGTCCCAGGCCCCCAAAGCACCTCAGGCTGGGCAGGCCAGCACCCTTGTCACcactgctaccaccaccaccaccgctgccaaaaccaccaccatcaccaggCCCACTGCTGTCAACTTTAAGAAAGATGTGCCA cCCTCTATAAATACAACAAACATTGACACACTGCTGGTGGCCACTGATCAAACAGAGAGGATTGTAGAGCCACCTGAGAATGTGCAAGAGAAAATTGCCTTCATCTTCAACAACCTCTCTCAATCCAACATGTCCCAAAAG GTTGAGGAGCTAAAGGAGACCGTAAAGGAGGAGTTCATGCCCTGGGTATCTCAGTACCTAGTCATGAAGAGGGTCAGCATTGAGCCAAATTTCCACAGCTTGTATTCTAACTTCCTGGATACACTGAAGAACCCAGAGTTTGTGAAGATGGTTCTGAATGAGACTTACCGGAACATCAAG GTCCTTCTTACCTCTGACAAGGCAGCTGCTAACTTTTCTGATCGCTCCCTGCTGAAGAACTTGGGACACTGGCTGGGGATGATTACTCTTGCAAAAAACAAGCCCATCTTATATCAG GATCTGGAATTGAAATCACTGCTGCTTGAGGCCTATGTCAAAGGCCAGCAGGAGCTGCTGTATGTGGTACCATTTGTTGCCAAAGTCCTTGAGTCCAGCCTCCGCAGCGTG GTCTTCAGACCCCTGAATCCTTGGACAATGGCCATTATGAATGTACTGGCAGAGCTGCATCAGGAACACGACTTAAAG TTGAACCTGAAGTTTGAAATTGAGGTTCTGTGTAAGAACTTGTCACTGGACATCAACGACCTGAAGCCGGGGAACCTGCTGAAGGACAAGGACACACTGAAGAACCTGGAGGAGCAGCTGTCTGCACCAAAGAAGGAGACCAAGCCGCCTGAAGAGATGTTGCCTGTAGGAGGTACTACAG AATCTCTTCTGTTTGCAGCTGCTCCCTCAGCTCCGGCCACTACCACAGCCTGCACCGCTACCGGTCCCCCCACGCCTCAGTTTAGCTACCATGACATCAATGTGTATGCCCTAGCAGGGCTGGCCCCGCacataaacatcaacatcaat ATCCCCCTGTTGCAGGCCCACCCTCAGCTGAAGCAGTGTGTGCGGCAGTCCATCGAGCGCGCTGTGCAGGAGCTGGTGCACCCTGTGGTGGACCGCTCCATTAAGATCGCCATGACCACCTGCGAGCAGATCGTCAGGAAGGACTTTGCACTGGACTCGGAGGAGTCCCGCATGCGGGTGGCTGCCCATCACATGATGCGCAACCTGACCGCCGGCATGGCTATGATCACCTGTAGAGAGCCACTCCTCATGAGCATCGCCACCAACCTCAAGAACAGCTTTGCTGCAGCACTTAGG GCTCCCACCcctcagcagagagagatgatggaggaGGCGGCCGCTCGCATTGCCCAGGACAACTGCGAGCTGGCTTGTTGCTTCATTCAGAAGACAGCCGTGGAGAAGGCCGGTCCCGAGATGGACAAACGGCTGGCCACA GAGTTTGAATTAAGGAAGCATGCCCGCCAGGAGGGCCGGCGCTACTGCGACCCCGTGGTGCTCACCTACCAGGCCGAGCGCATGCCCGAGCAGATCAGACTGAAG GTGGGTGGTGTGGACCCAAAGCAGCTGGCTGTTTATGAGGAGTTTGCCCGAAATGTCCCTGGCTTCCTCCCAAGCAATGATCTGTCTCAGCCCACAGGATTCCTGGCCCAACCAATGAAG cgtccccaggcggaaaaccaaccttgcaacattgaggctaccgtcccggaaagagaa CAGCAGGCATGGGCCACTGATGACGTGGCTCAGATCTATGACAAGTGCATTGCAGATCTGGAGCAGCACTTGCATGCCATCCCCCCAGCCCTGGCCATGAACCCACAGACCCAGGCTCTGCGCAGCCTGCTGGAGGCCGTGGTGCTCGCACGCAACTCCCGTGATGGCATCGCCGCCCTGGGCCTGCTCCAGAAG GCTGTGGAGGGCTTGCTGGATGCCACCAGTGGTGCAGATCCAGACCTGCTCCTGCGCTACAGAGAATGCCACCTGCTGGTGCTCAAAGCACTCCAGGATGGACGGGCCTACGGCCCACAGTGGTGCAACAAGCAGATCACCAG ATGCCTGATTGAATGCCGTGACGAGTACAAATACAATGTGGAGGCAGTGGAGCTGCTGATCAGGAATCACCTGGTGAACATGCAGCAGTATGACCTGCATCTGGCACAG TCGATGGAGAACGGGCTGCATTACATGGCAGTGGCATTCGCCATGCAGCTGGTCAAGTTGCTGCTCGTAGATGAGCGCAGCGTGAGCCACATCACAGAGGCCGACCTCTTTCACACCATCGAGACCCTGATGAGGACCAGCGCCCACTCCAGAGCTAATGCCCCAGAAgg GCTGCCCCAGCTGATGGATGTGGTCCGCTCCAACTATGAAGCCATGATTGACCGTGCTCACGGCGGTCCCAACTTCATGATGCACTCTGGGATCTCCCAGGCATCTGAGTACGATGACCCTCCAGGCCTCCGAGAGAAGGCCGAGTACCTGCTGAGGGAGTGGGTCAACCTGTACCATTCTGCAGCCGCCGGCCGGGACAGTACCAAAGCCTTCTCTGCTTTTGTGGGCCAG ATGCACCAGCAGGGCATTCTCAAGACGGATGACTTGATCACGCGCTTCTTCCGTCTCTGCACTGAGATGTGTGTGGAGATCAGCTACCGGGCGCAAGCAGAGCAGCAGCACAACCCTGCTGCCAGCGCAGCCATCATCAGAGCCAAATGCTACCACAACCTGGATGCCTTTGTGCGCCTCATCGCTCTTCTGGTCAAACACTCTGGAGAGGCCACCAACACGGTCACCAAGATCAACCTGCTCAACAAA GTGCTCGGCATTGTGGTCGGTGTTCTGATCCAGGACCATGATGTGAGACAGACGGAGTTCCAGCAGCTGCCTTACCACCGCATCTTCAtcatgctgctgctggagctcaATGCCCCTGAGCACGTCCTGGAGACCATCAACTTCCAGACCCTCACTGCCTTCTG CAATACCTTTCACATCTTGAGGCCTACAAAAGCCCCTGGCTTTGTCTACGCATGGCTGGAGCTGATTTCTCACAGAATCTTCATTGCCAGAATGCTAGCACACACCCCACAGCAGAAG gGTTGGCCTATGTATGCCCAGCTGCTCATTGATCTGTTCAAGTACTTAGCCCCCTTCCTGAGGAATGTCGAGCTCAACAAACCTATGCAAATCCTGTACAAG GGCACTCTCCGTGTGCTTCTGGTCCTGCTCCATGATTTCCCAGAATTTCTGTGTGACTACCATTATGGCTTCTGTGACGTCATCCCTCCCAACTGCATCCAGCTGCGAAACCTGATCCTGAGTGCCTTCCCTCGCAACATGAGACTTCCAGACCCCTTCACCCCCAATCTGAAG GTGGACATGTTGAGTGAAATTAACATTGCTCCACGCATCCTCACTAACTTTACTGGAGTGATGCCCTCCCAATTTAAGAAGGATCTGGACTCCTACCTGAAGACGCGCTCTCCTGTCACCTTCCTCTCTGAGCTGCGCAGCAACCTGCAGGTAGGGGGCGCCACTCTGGGTCCCTGGAAGCACTTACAGCAAAGCGACACATCCTTAGACCAG GTGTCCAATGAGCCTGGCAATCGCTACAATATTCAGCTGATCAATGCGCTGGTGTTGTATGTGGGCACTCAGGCCATCGCTCACATTCACAACAAGGGCAGCACCCCCTCTATGAGCACcatcacacactctgcacacatgGACATCTTCCAGAACCTTGCTGTGGACCTGGACACTGAGG GCCGCTATCTGTTCCTGAACGCAATTGCCAACCAGCTCCGCTACCCGAACAGCCACACACATTACTTCAGCTGCACCATGCTTTACTTGTTTGCTGAAGCTAACACAGAGGCTATTCAGGAGCAAATCACCAG GGTCCTGCTGGAGAGGCTGATTGTGAACAGGCCGCATCCATGGGGATTGCTCATCACCTTCATTGAGCTCATCAAGAACCCGGCCTTTAAGTTCTGGAGCCACGACTTTGTCCACTGCGCTCCAGAGATCGAGAA GTTGTTCCAGTCGGTGGCTCAGTGCTGTATGGGGCAGAAGCAGGCCCAGCAGGTGATGGAGGGCACAGGGGCCAGCTAG